One segment of Stomatobaculum sp. F0698 DNA contains the following:
- a CDS encoding ABC transporter ATP-binding protein, which yields MIATLKKFFAFCSAKHRRMFYASLWLGVLIAFCEVLKYPAISLILRGFSEDRMTGKLILFSFLLLLIGVLAEAAFRSKQAMLQCRAGYGECANKRIEIAEKLRFLPMGYFNRTSLGDISSVTTNTMELLGDVATRVVMQTTQGLLNTALILLMLLIFDWRIGLIALIGALLFALINARMQHNNEALSGQKIANDTKLIENVLEYIQGISEVKSYGLSGESEQKLKDSIAESARLMTDLEFASNRYMPLQNGVLKLTGLGILLASLRFYLDGSMDLITAVLMMVMAFHVFTGLSSMGAYSALLRMVDLCVSRGQEILSLPSMEIDGEAYTPETHDIALEAIDFAYESRKVIDGVSLRIPSGTSAAFVGPSGSGKTTLCRLIARFWDVQSGTVRLDQKDVRDYSIDALMENFSFVFQSVYLFHDTVANNIRFGKPEASMEEVIAAAKQACCHDFITALPEGYDTVIGENGASLSGGERQRISIARAIMKDAPVIILDEATANVDPENEKELMEAIAALTKEKTVLMIAHRLKTVRAAKQIFVVDRGRIAQRGTHEELLREDGIYRRFVEARNKALSWKV from the coding sequence ATGATTGCGACACTCAAAAAGTTCTTTGCCTTTTGTTCCGCAAAACACCGCCGTATGTTTTATGCGTCGCTTTGGCTCGGGGTGTTGATTGCCTTCTGCGAAGTACTGAAATATCCGGCCATCAGCCTCATACTCCGCGGATTTTCGGAAGACAGAATGACGGGAAAGCTGATCCTGTTCAGCTTTCTGCTCCTGCTTATCGGCGTGCTCGCGGAGGCTGCGTTCCGCTCCAAACAGGCCATGCTCCAGTGCCGCGCGGGCTACGGGGAGTGTGCGAACAAGCGCATTGAAATTGCGGAAAAGCTGCGCTTTTTGCCCATGGGCTATTTTAACCGCACGAGCCTCGGCGATATCAGCTCGGTGACCACCAACACGATGGAGCTGCTCGGCGATGTGGCGACTCGCGTGGTGATGCAGACAACCCAGGGGCTACTCAATACAGCGCTCATTCTGCTGATGCTTCTGATCTTTGACTGGCGTATCGGTCTGATTGCCCTAATCGGGGCGCTGCTCTTTGCCCTGATTAACGCCCGTATGCAGCATAACAACGAGGCCTTGTCCGGACAAAAAATAGCGAACGACACCAAACTCATTGAGAATGTTCTCGAGTACATCCAGGGCATTTCCGAGGTAAAGTCCTACGGGCTGAGCGGAGAGTCCGAGCAAAAACTGAAGGATAGCATTGCGGAATCCGCCCGCTTGATGACCGACTTGGAGTTCGCGTCAAACCGCTACATGCCGCTGCAAAACGGGGTCCTGAAGCTCACGGGACTCGGGATTTTACTGGCCTCGCTGCGCTTTTATCTGGACGGCAGCATGGACCTGATCACCGCGGTGCTGATGATGGTCATGGCCTTTCATGTTTTTACGGGACTTTCGAGCATGGGCGCATATTCGGCGCTGCTCCGCATGGTGGATCTCTGTGTCTCGCGGGGGCAGGAGATACTCTCGCTTCCGTCGATGGAGATTGACGGCGAAGCGTATACGCCCGAAACGCATGACATTGCGCTCGAAGCGATTGACTTTGCGTATGAGAGCCGGAAGGTGATAGACGGCGTGTCGCTTCGCATTCCGTCCGGCACGAGCGCGGCCTTTGTGGGGCCCTCCGGCAGCGGTAAGACGACACTCTGCCGTCTGATTGCCCGCTTCTGGGATGTGCAGAGCGGAACGGTGCGCCTCGATCAAAAAGATGTGCGGGACTATTCGATTGACGCACTGATGGAGAACTTCAGCTTTGTGTTCCAGTCGGTATATCTCTTTCACGATACGGTCGCAAACAACATACGTTTCGGAAAGCCGGAGGCCTCGATGGAAGAGGTCATTGCCGCGGCAAAGCAGGCCTGCTGCCACGACTTTATTACGGCGCTTCCGGAGGGTTATGATACCGTGATCGGTGAGAACGGCGCCTCACTCTCCGGCGGGGAGCGGCAGCGTATCTCGATTGCGAGAGCCATCATGAAGGATGCACCCGTCATTATTCTCGATGAGGCGACCGCCAATGTGGATCCGGAGAACGAGAAAGAGCTCATGGAGGCAATCGCGGCACTCACGAAAGAGAAGACGGTCTTAATGATTGCGCACCGCCTGAAAACCGTGCGGGCGGCGAAGCAAATTTTTGTGGTCGATCGCGGGCGCATTGCGCAGCGAGGAACCCACGAGGAACTTCTTCGGGAGGACGGCATATACCGCAGATTTGTGGAGGCCAGAAACAAGGCGCTCAGCTGGAAGGTATGA
- a CDS encoding MarR family winged helix-turn-helix transcriptional regulator: MEELNERNIKRMMDAMYLAKRIWELRPELPDGISSTEMHVLDAVVELSAVKKAVYVSDIAAALKLPRPGVTRAVKVITQRGYFEKETDDKDRRYVAVRLSEAGRRFYEEHDHDYFAGLKAKLSGIDASDAETMIACIEKIYALLHGCEEEGKR; the protein is encoded by the coding sequence GTGGAAGAGCTGAACGAGCGAAACATCAAGCGTATGATGGATGCGATGTATCTCGCAAAGCGCATCTGGGAGCTGCGGCCGGAGCTGCCGGACGGCATCAGCAGTACGGAGATGCATGTGTTGGATGCGGTGGTAGAGCTTTCCGCCGTGAAAAAAGCGGTCTATGTGAGCGATATCGCGGCCGCGCTGAAGCTACCGCGCCCGGGGGTCACGCGTGCGGTCAAGGTAATCACCCAGCGCGGTTATTTTGAAAAGGAGACGGATGATAAGGACCGGCGCTATGTCGCTGTGCGCCTCAGCGAAGCGGGGCGGCGCTTTTACGAGGAGCATGACCATGACTACTTTGCGGGGCTCAAGGCGAAGCTCAGCGGCATTGACGCGAGCGATGCGGAGACCATGATTGCCTGCATTGAAAAGATCTACGCGCTGCTCCACGGCTGTGAAGAAGAGGGGAAGAGATGA
- the nagA gene encoding N-acetylglucosamine-6-phosphate deacetylase — protein sequence MLLKNGSFYYEKRLVPGDLRVTGETIEAFSPQTAGGLMPLANEEVLELGGATVIPAFLDIHTHGAVGVDVNAASAEDFEKLACFFARQGTGSFLCSILTDTEEQTERAIQAFLDWKKLPHAGADLLGIHLEGPFLSPKHKGAMPESLLRTPDYDLIARYQEKAEGHIRYITLAPELPGAIELIPKLRALGIVTALGHSDADYRTTERAIFAGARAATHTGNAMRAFDRHEPAIFGAVLASEEVYCEMISDGLHLHPGSICLYLQAKGLDHAIAITDSIMAAGLPDGEYMLGVNEVVVKDGDARLKHGDARAGSTLTMARAFRNLRKFTGRPTAELVPLLSENAARLLGEDQRIGSLTPGKQADLLILKDDEIHRVMLRGAFCNFD from the coding sequence ATGCTCTTAAAGAACGGATCTTTTTATTATGAAAAACGCCTGGTACCGGGAGATCTCCGCGTGACGGGCGAGACCATTGAAGCGTTTTCGCCGCAGACAGCGGGCGGGCTTATGCCGCTTGCGAATGAGGAAGTGCTGGAGCTCGGAGGCGCGACAGTCATACCGGCCTTTTTGGACATTCACACGCACGGCGCGGTCGGCGTGGATGTGAATGCGGCGAGCGCCGAGGATTTTGAAAAACTGGCTTGTTTTTTTGCGCGTCAGGGCACGGGCAGCTTTCTCTGCTCGATCCTCACCGATACGGAAGAGCAGACGGAGCGCGCCATTCAGGCCTTTCTCGACTGGAAAAAGTTGCCGCACGCGGGCGCGGACTTACTGGGCATACACTTAGAGGGGCCGTTTTTATCCCCGAAGCACAAAGGGGCTATGCCGGAGAGTCTGCTCCGCACGCCGGACTATGACTTGATTGCCCGCTACCAGGAAAAGGCAGAGGGGCACATCCGCTATATCACCCTTGCACCGGAGCTGCCGGGGGCCATTGAGCTGATTCCGAAGCTCCGCGCCCTCGGCATTGTCACGGCCCTCGGGCACTCGGATGCGGATTACCGCACCACGGAGCGCGCTATTTTTGCGGGCGCGCGCGCGGCGACGCACACGGGAAACGCGATGCGCGCCTTTGACCGCCACGAGCCGGCTATTTTCGGTGCGGTGCTCGCCTCGGAAGAGGTCTATTGCGAGATGATTTCGGACGGACTGCACTTACACCCGGGCAGCATCTGCCTCTACTTGCAGGCAAAGGGACTTGACCACGCGATTGCAATCACGGACTCCATCATGGCGGCGGGACTGCCGGACGGCGAGTACATGCTCGGCGTCAACGAGGTCGTGGTGAAAGACGGCGATGCGCGCTTAAAGCACGGGGATGCCCGCGCGGGAAGTACACTCACCATGGCGCGCGCCTTCCGGAACCTCAGGAAGTTTACGGGGCGGCCGACCGCGGAACTGGTTCCCCTGCTCTCGGAGAATGCGGCGCGTCTCCTCGGGGAGGATCAGAGAATCGGAAGTCTCACCCCGGGCAAGCAGGCAGACCTCTTGATTTTAAAAGACGATGAGATTCACCGCGTCATGCTTCGCGGCGCGTTTTGTAACTTTGACTGA
- a CDS encoding glucosamine-6-phosphate isomerase yields MAGNSYHSYYEIGREELEKGAKIPIMVCKEPGEAFYELALEMVEEIEKNNAAGRRTVFICPVGPVGHYPIFVRLVNERKVSLKDCWFFNMDEYLTDEGEWVAKEDRLSFRGFMERTVYSKIAPELNIPEEQRIFPDPHHPEKGDELLEELGGADICFGGIGITGHLAFNEPQPELSPEEFAALPTRVRTIAPETRAVNSIGDLRGALEDMPSLCVTIGMKQILAAKKVRLGMFRDWHYSVIRRAAYGEVSASFPVTLLQRHPDAKMYMSERVASGN; encoded by the coding sequence ATGGCAGGGAATTCGTATCATTCTTATTATGAGATCGGAAGAGAGGAACTCGAAAAGGGCGCAAAGATTCCGATTATGGTTTGCAAGGAGCCGGGAGAAGCGTTTTACGAGCTCGCACTCGAGATGGTAGAGGAGATTGAGAAGAACAATGCGGCGGGACGCCGCACCGTGTTCATCTGCCCGGTGGGACCGGTGGGACACTACCCGATTTTTGTGCGCCTTGTGAACGAGAGGAAGGTTTCGTTAAAGGACTGCTGGTTCTTTAACATGGATGAGTATCTGACCGATGAGGGCGAGTGGGTCGCGAAGGAGGACAGACTTTCCTTCCGCGGCTTCATGGAGAGAACCGTATACAGCAAGATTGCGCCGGAGCTCAACATTCCGGAAGAGCAGCGCATTTTCCCGGATCCGCATCACCCGGAGAAGGGCGATGAACTGCTGGAAGAGCTCGGCGGCGCGGATATCTGCTTCGGCGGTATCGGCATCACCGGCCACCTCGCATTCAACGAGCCCCAGCCGGAACTCTCCCCCGAAGAGTTTGCGGCGCTGCCGACCCGCGTCCGCACGATTGCGCCGGAGACCCGCGCGGTGAACTCGATCGGCGACCTCCGCGGCGCGCTCGAGGACATGCCCTCGCTCTGCGTGACCATAGGCATGAAGCAGATTCTCGCGGCAAAGAAGGTGCGCCTCGGTATGTTCCGCGACTGGCACTACTCAGTCATTCGCCGCGCGGCTTACGGCGAAGTCAGCGCTTCCTTCCCGGTTACGCTCTTGCAGCGTCACCCCGATGCCAAGATGTACATGAGCGAGCGTGTGGCAAGCGGAAACTAA
- a CDS encoding DUF4352 domain-containing protein, giving the protein MKDSNKTKICKYCKSEISADAKICPHCRKTQGGKVKWIVLGIVGFFVLAAIIGGGSDQDPKKVEVAASETTVATDNVETTEETEKATEKATEAAKDSFGIGDIADFNGVQVRLSSVRISNGDGQFWNPEEGKYFLGLVFDIDNQSSHDIGVSSLISFEAYCDDYSLNQDIMGAQVPEWKGIGQLDGSVAAGKKMSGVICYQVPKDFNSFEIRYSPSFWGNKKATFVFTKADVEAQAR; this is encoded by the coding sequence ATGAAAGACAGTAATAAGACAAAGATTTGTAAATATTGCAAATCGGAAATCTCTGCAGATGCAAAGATATGCCCGCATTGCAGGAAGACTCAGGGCGGAAAAGTAAAGTGGATTGTCCTCGGAATTGTCGGATTTTTTGTACTCGCAGCAATCATTGGCGGTGGCAGCGATCAGGATCCTAAAAAGGTAGAAGTTGCGGCCTCGGAAACAACTGTAGCGACAGATAACGTAGAGACAACAGAAGAAACAGAGAAGGCGACAGAAAAGGCAACGGAAGCTGCCAAGGATAGTTTCGGGATCGGAGATATCGCTGATTTTAATGGTGTACAGGTGCGTCTTTCTTCTGTACGGATTTCCAATGGAGATGGGCAATTCTGGAATCCCGAAGAAGGGAAGTACTTCCTTGGGTTGGTCTTTGATATTGACAATCAGTCCTCACACGATATCGGTGTCAGTTCCCTCATCTCATTTGAGGCTTATTGTGATGATTATTCTTTGAACCAGGATATTATGGGGGCTCAGGTTCCGGAGTGGAAGGGCATTGGTCAGCTGGACGGAAGTGTGGCAGCCGGAAAGAAGATGAGTGGTGTCATCTGTTATCAGGTGCCCAAGGACTTTAATTCGTTTGAGATTAGATATTCACCGAGTTTTTGGGGAAATAAAAAAGCAACATTCGTATTCACAAAAGCTGACGTTGAGGCGCAAGCACGATAA
- a CDS encoding type II toxin-antitoxin system RelB/DinJ family antitoxin produces MAQTSINIRMDEDLKKQFDAFCSDIGMSMSTAFCVFAKTAVREQRIPFEISAEKDPFYSAANLARLRKSIAEMEATGGIVHEVKLND; encoded by the coding sequence ATGGCGCAAACAAGTATCAATATCCGCATGGATGAGGATTTAAAGAAGCAGTTTGACGCGTTCTGCTCCGATATCGGTATGAGCATGTCGACGGCGTTTTGTGTGTTTGCAAAAACTGCTGTCAGAGAGCAGAGAATTCCCTTTGAGATATCCGCAGAAAAAGATCCCTTTTACAGTGCGGCCAATCTGGCAAGACTGAGAAAATCCATTGCAGAAATGGAGGCAACGGGCGGTATTGTCCACGAAGTGAAGCTCAATGATTAA
- a CDS encoding Txe/YoeB family addiction module toxin, which translates to MIKAWTEDAWEDFEYWTKQDKKTLKRILQLLRDIERNGYDGIGKPEPLRGDLSSYWSRRIDDCNRIVYRIDGDVIQIVQCGSHYRDK; encoded by the coding sequence ATGATTAAAGCGTGGACAGAAGATGCGTGGGAAGATTTTGAGTATTGGACAAAGCAGGATAAAAAGACACTTAAAAGAATTTTGCAACTACTCAGGGATATTGAGCGGAACGGATATGACGGCATCGGGAAGCCGGAACCCTTGAGAGGAGATTTGTCGTCTTATTGGAGCCGGAGAATCGATGATTGTAACCGGATTGTGTATCGGATAGACGGAGATGTGATTCAGATTGTCCAGTGCGGTTCTCACTACAGAGATAAGTAA
- the rpsT gene encoding 30S ribosomal protein S20, which translates to MANIKSAKKRILTSAKRAERNKAVKSAVKTAVKKVDAAIAAGDKAAAEESFRKAERALTMAASKGVLHKNTSSRKVSRLSKSVAAIG; encoded by the coding sequence TTGGCAAACATCAAATCCGCGAAGAAGAGAATTTTGACGTCCGCAAAGAGAGCTGAGAGAAACAAGGCTGTTAAGTCCGCTGTTAAGACCGCTGTCAAGAAGGTCGACGCTGCAATCGCAGCAGGCGATAAGGCTGCGGCAGAGGAGAGCTTCCGCAAGGCAGAGCGCGCGCTCACCATGGCGGCTTCCAAGGGCGTTCTGCACAAGAACACTTCTTCCCGCAAGGTGTCTCGCCTCTCGAAGTCTGTCGCAGCAATCGGCTGA
- the lepA gene encoding translation elongation factor 4, translating into MPTYDRKHIRNFCIIAHIDHGKSTLADRIIEKTGLLTEREMQNQILDTMDLERERGITIKSQATRTVYRAANGEEYIFNLIDTPGHVDFNYEVSRALAACDGAILVVDASQGIEAQTLANVYMALDHDLEVVPVINKVDLPSAEPDKVALEIEDVIGIEAESAPRISAKTGLNVDQVLEAIVEQLPPPDGDESEPLQALIFDSLYDSYKGVIVFLRVKNGTVRKGDRVRMMATGAEVDVVEIGYFAPGRFIPCEELSAGMVGYLTASIKNVRDTQVGDTVTHVKNPAAEALPGYKKVTPMVYCGLYPADAAQYQDLRDALEKLQLNDASLTYEPETSLALGFGFRCGFLGLLHLEIIQERLEREYDLDLVTTAPGVVYRVYKTDGSMIELTNPSNLPDSAEIEHMEEPMVSAEIMLTREFIGPIMQLCQERRGIYLGTDYMEQDRAIMKYELPLNEIIYDFFDALKSRSRGYASLDYELKGYTPSKLVKLDILINRETIDALSFIVFSDGAYERGRKMCEKLTKEIPRQLFDIPIQAAVGSKIIARETVKAVRKDVLAKCYGGDISRKKKLLEKQKEGKKRMRQIGSVEVPQKAFMSVLKLDDE; encoded by the coding sequence ATGCCGACTTACGACAGAAAACATATCAGAAACTTTTGTATCATCGCGCACATCGACCACGGTAAATCCACGCTCGCGGACCGCATCATCGAGAAGACGGGTCTGCTCACCGAGCGGGAGATGCAGAACCAGATTCTGGACACCATGGATCTCGAGCGGGAGCGCGGCATTACAATCAAGAGCCAGGCAACGCGCACGGTGTACCGCGCGGCAAACGGCGAGGAGTATATTTTTAACTTGATCGACACACCGGGACACGTGGACTTTAATTATGAAGTTTCCCGTGCGCTCGCAGCCTGCGACGGTGCGATTCTTGTGGTCGATGCTTCCCAGGGCATTGAGGCGCAGACGCTTGCAAACGTATACATGGCGCTGGACCACGACCTCGAGGTAGTCCCGGTCATCAATAAGGTGGACTTGCCGAGCGCGGAGCCCGACAAGGTTGCTTTGGAAATCGAAGATGTAATCGGCATCGAGGCAGAGTCCGCGCCGCGCATTTCCGCGAAGACGGGTCTCAATGTGGACCAAGTGTTGGAGGCCATTGTAGAGCAGCTCCCGCCGCCGGACGGCGATGAGTCGGAGCCTTTGCAGGCCCTCATATTCGATTCGCTCTACGACAGCTATAAGGGCGTCATTGTCTTTCTCCGCGTGAAGAACGGCACGGTTCGGAAGGGTGATCGCGTTCGCATGATGGCGACCGGCGCGGAGGTGGATGTGGTCGAAATCGGCTACTTTGCACCGGGGCGCTTTATTCCCTGCGAAGAGCTCTCGGCCGGCATGGTAGGCTACCTCACCGCGAGCATCAAGAATGTGCGGGACACGCAGGTCGGTGACACGGTGACGCACGTGAAGAACCCGGCGGCGGAGGCGCTCCCGGGCTATAAGAAGGTCACACCCATGGTCTACTGCGGCCTCTATCCCGCGGACGCGGCGCAGTATCAGGATCTCCGCGATGCGCTTGAGAAATTGCAGTTAAACGATGCCTCTCTGACCTATGAGCCGGAGACCTCGCTCGCGCTTGGCTTTGGTTTCCGCTGCGGTTTCCTGGGGCTTCTGCACCTTGAGATTATCCAGGAGAGACTGGAGCGGGAGTACGACTTAGACCTCGTGACGACGGCGCCGGGCGTTGTGTACCGCGTCTATAAGACGGACGGCAGCATGATAGAGCTCACGAATCCCTCGAATCTTCCGGATTCCGCGGAGATTGAGCACATGGAAGAGCCCATGGTTTCTGCGGAGATTATGTTAACCAGAGAGTTCATAGGCCCCATCATGCAGCTCTGCCAGGAGAGAAGAGGTATCTATCTCGGGACGGACTACATGGAGCAGGACCGCGCCATCATGAAGTATGAGCTCCCGCTGAACGAGATCATTTACGATTTCTTTGACGCGTTAAAGTCGCGCTCCAGAGGCTATGCCTCCCTCGATTATGAGTTAAAGGGCTACACACCCTCGAAGCTTGTGAAGCTCGATATTCTCATTAACCGCGAGACCATAGACGCGCTCTCCTTCATCGTCTTCTCGGACGGTGCCTATGAGAGAGGGCGGAAGATGTGCGAAAAGCTCACGAAGGAGATTCCGCGCCAGCTCTTTGACATTCCGATTCAGGCGGCGGTCGGCTCCAAGATTATAGCTCGCGAGACGGTCAAGGCGGTGCGCAAGGACGTGCTTGCAAAGTGCTACGGCGGCGATATCTCGCGAAAGAAGAAACTTCTCGAGAAACAAAAGGAAGGAAAGAAGCGCATGCGCCAGATCGGCTCCGTCGAGGTGCCGCAGAAGGCGTTCATGAGCGTTTTGAAACTCGACGATGAGTGA
- the hemW gene encoding radical SAM family heme chaperone HemW, giving the protein MSEKQKLELYIHIPFCASKCRYCDFLSGESTPEAQRAYVNQLIEEIRAQGHILPEYQLSSIFIGGGTPSILSGLQVQNIISAVYESFVVEADVEITIECNPGTLDATKLEYYREAGINRLSLGLQSADDEELKLLGRIHSYNDFLHSYELARAARFDNINIDLMSGIPHQSLHKWRQSLKKVLRLHPEHISAYSLIIEPGTPFAELYGTPAGEKALPSEEEERAMYVETRALLEEYGFLRYEISNYARPGKECRHNIGYWTDVDYLGVGLGASSKLKHHRFHSEERLDRYMAVEMHRDLMPLYQDLVALTVADEMEEFMYLGLRMTKGVSGADFYDLFHFNMFDLFGEAIRKNTTLGLLEVDTPMLRLTERGIDLSNRVFADFYQVLPRNQALFPEDPRNLF; this is encoded by the coding sequence ATGAGTGAGAAACAAAAACTGGAACTGTATATTCACATTCCGTTCTGCGCGTCCAAGTGCCGCTACTGTGACTTTCTGTCCGGCGAGTCGACCCCGGAGGCGCAGCGCGCCTATGTGAATCAGCTGATTGAAGAAATACGCGCGCAGGGGCATATACTGCCGGAGTACCAGCTGAGCAGCATATTCATCGGGGGCGGCACGCCTTCGATTTTGAGCGGTTTGCAGGTGCAAAACATTATCTCGGCGGTCTACGAGAGTTTTGTGGTCGAGGCGGATGTCGAGATTACAATCGAATGTAATCCCGGGACGCTGGACGCGACCAAACTCGAGTATTACCGTGAGGCCGGCATCAACCGCCTGAGTTTAGGGCTTCAGTCCGCGGACGATGAAGAATTAAAGCTGCTCGGCCGGATTCACAGCTACAATGACTTTCTCCACAGCTATGAACTCGCAAGGGCTGCGCGCTTTGACAACATCAACATCGATTTGATGAGCGGAATTCCGCATCAGAGCCTCCACAAGTGGCGGCAGAGCCTCAAAAAAGTACTGCGTCTCCATCCGGAGCATATCTCGGCCTATTCCTTAATCATTGAGCCCGGCACGCCCTTTGCGGAGCTCTACGGAACGCCGGCGGGGGAGAAGGCGCTGCCGAGTGAAGAGGAAGAGAGAGCCATGTATGTCGAGACCCGGGCGCTGCTTGAGGAATACGGCTTCCTGCGCTATGAGATTTCCAACTACGCGCGTCCCGGCAAGGAGTGTCGCCACAACATAGGCTACTGGACCGATGTAGACTATCTCGGTGTGGGCCTCGGCGCTTCGAGTAAGTTAAAGCATCACCGCTTTCACTCGGAGGAGAGATTGGACCGCTATATGGCGGTTGAGATGCACCGCGATTTGATGCCGCTCTATCAGGATTTGGTGGCGCTCACGGTCGCGGATGAGATGGAAGAGTTTATGTATCTCGGCCTTCGCATGACCAAGGGGGTTTCGGGGGCGGATTTTTACGACCTCTTTCACTTCAATATGTTCGACCTCTTCGGGGAGGCAATCCGAAAGAACACGACGCTCGGTCTCCTGGAGGTGGATACACCGATGCTTCGGCTCACGGAGCGGGGCATCGATCTCAGCAACCGTGTCTTTGCGGATTTCTATCAGGTTTTGCCGCGGAATCAGGCTTTGTTTCCGGAAGATCCCCGCAACTTATTCTGA
- a CDS encoding sensor histidine kinase: protein MKPLRILQRRIIATNLFFVLILLFGILTAIFLNARARSVKEAGRYLAAELRFASFFSEHESEASSSSDEAGPPPDGAQAPTAYYPYVVFSRDSGSDSYTVSRSYDLTLSDADTARLQSLLQRIADSDTGSERKEPPERPEENESLTHAFSSYYYLQGRQAGKRVFLVTSLDKLNASLLLFALQLGGIFLLAGFLIFGLSFFLARMSLRPVEHAFSEQQRFVQDASHELKTPLTVILANLSILKSRPASSIQEEMLWIQNTETEARRMQELTERLLFLAKADSKRLSPKIERLSLSQLTEAAALPFTALAFERGLTLDTEPEAGISVKGDARALTQLLAILIDNALKYARSGSVVTVRLARQKKHALLSVHNEGEVIPQDALPHLFDRFYRVDKSRARAQGGYGLGLSIAKTIAHAHGGDIRVESSAEHGTCFTTTLPLSE, encoded by the coding sequence ATGAAGCCGCTCCGCATTCTGCAGCGTCGCATCATTGCGACCAACCTCTTCTTTGTGCTGATACTGCTCTTCGGTATCCTGACTGCAATCTTTCTGAATGCCCGTGCCCGCTCCGTAAAGGAGGCAGGCCGTTATCTTGCCGCGGAGCTCCGCTTTGCGAGCTTCTTTTCCGAGCATGAGAGCGAGGCAAGCAGCTCGTCGGATGAAGCGGGGCCGCCGCCGGACGGAGCGCAAGCACCCACAGCATACTATCCCTATGTTGTTTTTTCGAGGGACAGCGGCAGCGACTCTTATACCGTTTCGAGAAGCTATGATCTCACTTTAAGCGACGCGGATACCGCCCGTCTCCAAAGCTTGCTGCAGCGTATCGCGGACAGCGATACCGGTTCGGAGCGAAAGGAACCGCCCGAGCGCCCGGAAGAAAATGAAAGCCTGACCCATGCCTTTTCTTCCTATTACTATTTGCAAGGGAGACAGGCCGGAAAACGCGTTTTCCTCGTCACCTCACTCGACAAGCTGAATGCCTCTCTGCTCCTCTTTGCCCTGCAACTCGGCGGCATCTTCCTGCTCGCCGGCTTCCTCATCTTCGGGCTCAGCTTCTTTCTGGCCCGCATGAGCTTACGCCCGGTTGAACACGCCTTTTCGGAACAGCAGCGCTTTGTACAGGATGCCTCGCATGAGCTGAAAACCCCGCTCACGGTGATACTCGCGAATCTCTCGATTTTAAAATCCCGCCCTGCCTCCTCCATTCAAGAGGAAATGCTCTGGATACAAAATACCGAGACCGAGGCCCGCCGCATGCAGGAGCTCACCGAGCGCCTTCTGTTTCTCGCCAAGGCCGATTCCAAGCGCCTCTCACCGAAAATAGAGCGCCTCTCGCTCTCGCAGCTCACCGAGGCCGCGGCACTCCCCTTTACCGCGCTCGCCTTTGAGCGCGGACTGACACTCGACACGGAACCGGAAGCCGGGATCTCTGTGAAGGGCGATGCCCGGGCTCTCACCCAGCTCCTCGCTATTTTGATCGACAACGCGCTCAAGTACGCGAGATCCGGCAGCGTGGTCACCGTACGGCTCGCTCGGCAAAAAAAGCACGCCCTGCTCTCCGTACACAACGAGGGGGAAGTCATCCCGCAGGATGCGCTCCCCCATCTCTTCGATCGTTTTTATCGCGTGGACAAATCGCGCGCCCGTGCGCAGGGCGGTTACGGTCTCGGTCTCTCCATCGCAAAGACCATAGCGCATGCCCACGGCGGCGATATTCGCGTCGAGAGCTCCGCCGAACACGGCACCTGTTTCACGACTACCCTGCCGCTCTCAGAATAA